The Desulforegula conservatrix Mb1Pa region ATGGTTCAGAATGCCGTGGCTGTTGTTTCAGGGGATACTGAAGTCGATATTCATACTCTGGACAACAAGGGCGGAAACATTCACTCAGATCTGATCCGCATGTGCGACACGGCCATAGCAAGAGTTCTGCACGGCCAGTCCATAACCAATGAAGGCGGCAAGACTGGCACATTCGCTGAATCAAAAACCAGCTTTGAGGCTCTAGGCGATTTCAGGGAGGCTGATGAGCACCTGATCATAACCTTCTGGCAGGAACTGGCCTGGATTTACACAAAGATAAACGCTCCTGAAGGAACTCTGTCTCCAACTTTCAAATACATAGATCCTGAGGATTACGAGTCAAGGGCAAAGATAGATGAGGCCGTATCAAAGACAGGGGCAAAGTTCACCAAGGTCTATTATGTCCGCAACTACGGCTACAAAGATGATGAAATTGAAGTCGGGGCTCCTGTTGAAGAGAAGCCAGCAAAAGAAGAAAAGCCTTCAAAAGAACCGGGTTCCGATTTTTCGACAAAAAATGAGGGCGCGGGGTTCCAGGAACCAGGCGACCCTGACCAGACCGATCCCGACCAGGTCGCTATCGATGAAATGCTGGACGGACTCATTCCGGAAGCTGCTGATGCCCACGAAATAGCAAAGGCAATATCAGAAATAATAAGCCAGGCAGAATCCTTTGAGGATCTGGAAGCAAGGCTTGAACAGGTGCTTCCTGAACTCATGGGAGCTGAAGGAATGGAAGATGTTCTTACCAGGGCAATGGCTGCGGCTGATCTGTGGGGACGTTTTACCGCAGGAAGTGAATCATGACACTTGGCGCTCTTCCATTCAAGGAAGCCATTGCTTTCTGGGAATCCAAGGTTCCCATGAAACCGGCTGAGTTCAAAGAGCTGTGGAACGAACAAAAGGTCAATGCCTTTGCAGTTTCAGGCGTGTCGAACATGGACACGGTTATGGATCTTTACAGGAGCCTTGGCAAGGCAATCAGCGAAGGTCAGTCATTCGGAGCATGGAAAAAACAGCATACTGATCTGTGGGAGCAGAAAGGATGGACTGGCAAGTCAGCATGGCGGGTGGACAACGTCTTCCGAACCAATGTCCAGACAGCCTTTCAGGTAGGACGCTTCAAGCAGATGTCACAGGTCACGGACGACATGCCCTTATGGCAGTACAGCGCCGTGTCAGACAGAAGGACAAGACCGGTACATCTTGCGCTTAATGGACAGGTCTACCGTCATGACGATCCGTTCTGGGACAGCTTTTATCCTCCCAACGGCTACAGATGCAGATGCACGGTCAGGACGCTGAGTGAAGGCCAGGCCAAACGAAAAGGCCTTGAGATTCAATCAGGCACGCCAGGACTTATCGAGCCGGTTGATCCTAAGACAGGAAGGAAAATGCCAGCAAGGCCGCTTGTGCCTGATCCTGGATTTAATTTTCATCCGGGAAAGGCGCATTATCAGCCTGATCTTTCAAAGTATCCGGCGACCCTGAAACAGAGGTTTCTTGAAAAGTTTCTGGAAAGAGCCTGCCCTGATGACTGGATGGATTTTTCAGAGTCCTCGTGCTTCAAGCGCCTCAAAAAGCATTTGAAACAGGAAGACCTTGAAAGCCTTCAGACCCTTGCCTGGGCAGAGGGTGAACGAATGAAGCAGGGATACAAAGAATGGGTGGCAGGAGTCATCGAATCCATGCAGCCGAAAGGCGAAGTTTATCCCATGGCCAATCTGCCAATCAAAGTATGCAGCAGCATGGAAAAGCAGCCACAGCTGGCTCTGGTTGTGATCGATGATCATGCAGTCACCCATCTTGTCAGGGAAACAAAAAAGGCAAGAGGCAAAGCCATTACACCGGATGAAGTGGCCGAGCTTGCGGACAGGTTCGCAACCGCTGAATGGTATCT contains the following coding sequences:
- a CDS encoding phage portal protein family protein — translated: MTEGIWVSPTEFISFSGKGNERSALLSELNGSGILGGFDPYSWLGILPDPDPVLQKTGDGIKVLRELTSDDKVLSCIQNRKLGTLRKRDFAFTPGTKKGQEATPEAVRVCEALEKDLENVDLYNIMSQILDAPYYGTAFAELIWEPSGGSLRLKEVRPRPAEWFGFDGFHRPVLRNNEYESIQFGKLVMARHFHDAVNPYGLRLLSRCLWPVAIKKGGIRFWTILCERFGIPWVIGKVNGDKTARKDAVSQLTAMVQNAVAVVSGDTEVDIHTLDNKGGNIHSDLIRMCDTAIARVLHGQSITNEGGKTGTFAESKTSFEALGDFREADEHLIITFWQELAWIYTKINAPEGTLSPTFKYIDPEDYESRAKIDEAVSKTGAKFTKVYYVRNYGYKDDEIEVGAPVEEKPAKEEKPSKEPGSDFSTKNEGAGFQEPGDPDQTDPDQVAIDEMLDGLIPEAADAHEIAKAISEIISQAESFEDLEARLEQVLPELMGAEGMEDVLTRAMAAADLWGRFTAGSES
- a CDS encoding phage head morphogenesis protein; protein product: MTLGALPFKEAIAFWESKVPMKPAEFKELWNEQKVNAFAVSGVSNMDTVMDLYRSLGKAISEGQSFGAWKKQHTDLWEQKGWTGKSAWRVDNVFRTNVQTAFQVGRFKQMSQVTDDMPLWQYSAVSDRRTRPVHLALNGQVYRHDDPFWDSFYPPNGYRCRCTVRTLSEGQAKRKGLEIQSGTPGLIEPVDPKTGRKMPARPLVPDPGFNFHPGKAHYQPDLSKYPATLKQRFLEKFLERACPDDWMDFSESSCFKRLKKHLKQEDLESLQTLAWAEGERMKQGYKEWVAGVIESMQPKGEVYPMANLPIKVCSSMEKQPQLALVVIDDHAVTHLVRETKKARGKAITPDEVAELADRFATAEWYLDQEDPAVIMTWVRSGDELVKVIIRTDRKVGKGVANHVTTAGLVESHNIENHPRYKKVTL